Proteins from a single region of Pseudodesulfovibrio portus:
- a CDS encoding GIY-YIG nuclease family protein, whose product MRSWFVYLLCCADNSLYCGITTDMDRRLTQHNAGTASKYTRVRRPVSLAALTQVEDKSAALKLEIQVKKQSRSNKVAFLLAAPQPR is encoded by the coding sequence ATGCGTTCCTGGTTCGTCTATCTCCTCTGTTGCGCCGACAACAGCCTGTATTGCGGCATCACCACCGACATGGACCGGCGGTTGACGCAGCACAATGCGGGCACGGCCTCAAAATACACCCGGGTGCGCCGCCCCGTTTCCCTGGCCGCCCTGACACAGGTTGAAGACAAAAGCGCGGCCCTCAAGCTCGAAATCCAGGTCAAGAAACAATCGCGGTCCAACAAGGTAGCTTTCCTGCTCGCAGCCCCACAACCCCGATAG
- a CDS encoding biogenesis of lysosome-related organelles complex 1 subunit 2: MLDSNTTYLLLAMAGFVFAAVVLVHGHNCNDTIKRKSNQVHNITEQLGKKIDVLEREVVDLQTKIDEVDDQINSLEE, translated from the coding sequence ATGCTCGATTCAAACACGACATATCTGCTCCTGGCCATGGCAGGCTTCGTCTTCGCAGCCGTGGTGTTGGTGCATGGCCACAACTGCAACGATACGATCAAGAGAAAAAGCAACCAGGTCCACAACATCACCGAACAACTGGGGAAAAAAATCGATGTCCTTGAACGGGAAGTCGTCGATCTTCAGACGAAGATCGACGAGGTCGACGATCAAATCAATTCCCTAGAGGAATAA
- the leuB gene encoding 3-isopropylmalate dehydrogenase yields the protein MKICVLPGDGIGTEIVAQALRVLEAVGAKFDRKFETTEALIGGCAIDAEGVPLPADTVAKCRDADAVLLGAVGGPKWDTIDPAIRPEKGLLGIRKELGLFANLRPARLFKELADACYLRPDIVARGLDVMVVRELTGGIYFGEPRFDGEKDGERFGYNTMTYYEHEIRRIAKVAFEAARKRDGRVCSVDKANVLDVSRVWREIVIDEHKNYADVELSHMYVDNAAMQLVRDPSQFDVVVTGNLFGDILSDEAAAITGSIGMLPSASLGAANPGLYEPIHGSAPDIAGQDKANPLATILSVAMMLRHSFDMVVEADCIETAVEKTLEQGYRTGDIMQAGGKAVGCVAMADAVLANL from the coding sequence ATGAAAATATGCGTCTTGCCTGGTGACGGTATCGGCACCGAAATCGTTGCCCAGGCCCTGCGCGTACTGGAAGCGGTCGGCGCCAAGTTCGACCGCAAGTTCGAGACCACCGAGGCATTGATCGGCGGTTGCGCCATCGATGCCGAGGGCGTGCCTCTGCCCGCGGACACCGTTGCCAAGTGCAGGGATGCCGACGCCGTGCTGCTGGGCGCGGTGGGCGGTCCCAAGTGGGACACCATCGACCCGGCCATCCGCCCCGAAAAGGGGTTGCTCGGCATCCGCAAGGAGCTGGGGCTGTTCGCCAACCTGCGACCGGCCCGGTTGTTCAAGGAGCTGGCCGACGCCTGTTACCTGCGCCCGGATATCGTGGCCCGTGGACTGGACGTCATGGTCGTGCGCGAGTTGACCGGCGGCATCTATTTCGGCGAGCCCCGTTTTGACGGCGAAAAGGACGGCGAGCGGTTCGGGTACAACACCATGACCTACTATGAGCATGAGATCCGGCGCATCGCCAAGGTGGCCTTCGAGGCCGCCCGCAAGCGCGACGGTCGCGTCTGCTCCGTGGACAAGGCCAACGTGCTGGACGTGTCCCGCGTCTGGCGCGAGATCGTCATCGACGAGCACAAAAACTACGCCGACGTGGAACTGTCCCACATGTACGTGGACAATGCGGCCATGCAGTTGGTGCGCGACCCGTCCCAGTTCGACGTGGTGGTCACCGGAAATCTTTTCGGCGACATCCTTTCCGACGAAGCGGCGGCCATCACCGGGTCCATCGGGATGCTGCCGTCCGCGTCCCTGGGTGCGGCCAATCCCGGCCTGTACGAGCCCATCCACGGTTCCGCTCCGGATATCGCGGGCCAGGACAAGGCCAACCCGTTGGCCACCATCCTGTCCGTGGCCATGATGCTTCGGCATTCATTCGACATGGTGGTGGAGGCCGACTGCATCGAGACTGCCGTGGAGAAAACCCTGGAACAGGGATACCGCACCGGCGACATCATGCAGGCAGGCGGCAAGGCCGTGGGCTGCGTGGCCATGGCCGATGCCGTTTTGGCGAACTTGTAA